Proteins from a single region of Pseudopedobacter saltans DSM 12145:
- a CDS encoding RagB/SusD family nutrient uptake outer membrane protein has product MKKQLLFKFFSILFGATLLLTSCKKSNHDVSQEKFHVRLSGFAEKTLFVVGADVRIIELDERLTETIRQHQTRIGADGRYDTELELQSSLVKIIATGKYYDELTGQESAYPISLEGIVQVGNGEYEANVNVFTHIEQERLKKLLEQRKSMEEAKKEASNQLLELLNVDITNKKQAHEMKFMAGDTESAAMIAFSTMLLNRDKSKVNELLDKLKKDFSNGDLDEELKDELFRDADKIDFEKVAGNLVELYQRYGHQLKPGDIIAPEYPVKTENEALLVVKASMEILMDATKELFVLDALYTRNIDETLIKNNFDYRALYNHTHEPNNTAINNLFKTQYNVVNKSNSIIRLFEKASNIGFNKYHGTVLLNRSLAYLNIITYWGDPIILPVVTNIDDITERMPWKTALNLVITDLKKAEQLLPENGEEYIASKYAARALLARAHLLQKDYLQAKYYLDQIISSSKFKIESDHESVFKLSSKENVYIIAKELDKLENTNTFFERNIRKGELVPLIRYTEILLMAAECNAILKNAVGIEEYLNPVFKRQHGEDLYPGLSRHGAEEIIFGLWMSDLAKEGLSLSVYKRLEVGEYFFEKPHLKILPIPMYEMQLNKYLKQNPGYY; this is encoded by the coding sequence ATGAAAAAACAATTATTATTTAAATTCTTTTCAATTTTATTTGGGGCAACTTTGTTGCTCACTTCCTGCAAAAAATCTAACCATGACGTTTCTCAGGAAAAGTTTCATGTCAGGCTTTCAGGATTTGCAGAAAAAACACTTTTTGTTGTAGGAGCTGATGTACGCATTATTGAACTCGATGAGCGATTAACAGAAACAATCAGGCAACACCAAACAAGGATTGGAGCAGATGGCAGATACGATACCGAACTGGAGCTGCAATCTTCACTGGTGAAGATTATAGCAACGGGAAAGTATTATGACGAATTGACCGGACAGGAATCTGCTTATCCAATTAGCCTCGAAGGGATTGTTCAAGTAGGAAATGGAGAATACGAGGCAAATGTTAATGTGTTTACTCATATAGAACAGGAAAGGCTCAAGAAACTACTGGAGCAGAGAAAAAGTATGGAGGAAGCAAAAAAAGAAGCTTCCAATCAACTACTGGAGCTGTTAAATGTTGACATAACAAACAAAAAACAGGCACATGAAATGAAGTTTATGGCGGGAGACACTGAATCTGCTGCTATGATAGCTTTTTCTACTATGTTGCTCAATAGAGATAAAAGCAAGGTAAATGAGCTCCTGGATAAGTTAAAAAAGGATTTTTCTAACGGAGATCTTGACGAAGAGTTAAAAGACGAGTTATTTCGTGATGCGGATAAGATTGATTTTGAAAAGGTAGCGGGAAATCTTGTTGAATTATATCAAAGATATGGACACCAACTTAAGCCTGGTGATATAATAGCCCCTGAATATCCGGTTAAAACAGAAAATGAAGCACTGCTTGTTGTAAAAGCTTCTATGGAAATTTTGATGGATGCGACAAAAGAGCTTTTCGTTCTCGATGCACTTTATACCCGAAATATTGATGAAACATTAATCAAAAATAATTTTGACTATAGAGCATTGTATAACCATACTCATGAACCAAATAATACTGCTATAAACAATCTGTTTAAAACACAATATAATGTAGTTAATAAGAGTAATTCAATAATTAGATTATTTGAGAAAGCTTCTAATATAGGCTTTAATAAATATCACGGTACCGTTTTATTAAACAGAAGTCTTGCCTATTTAAATATTATAACGTATTGGGGCGATCCAATTATACTGCCAGTTGTGACAAATATCGATGATATAACAGAAAGAATGCCATGGAAAACAGCTTTAAATCTGGTTATAACCGATTTGAAAAAGGCCGAACAGTTGCTTCCGGAAAATGGAGAGGAGTATATTGCTTCGAAATATGCGGCCAGAGCACTTTTGGCCAGAGCCCATTTGTTACAGAAAGATTATCTGCAAGCTAAATATTATCTGGATCAAATTATTTCCAGTAGCAAATTTAAAATCGAGTCGGATCATGAGAGCGTTTTCAAGCTTTCCAGTAAAGAAAATGTTTACATAATAGCTAAAGAACTGGACAAGTTGGAAAACACCAATACTTTTTTTGAGAGAAATATTAGAAAGGGAGAATTAGTTCCTTTAATACGGTATACCGAGATATTATTAATGGCAGCGGAATGTAATGCTATTTTAAAGAACGCTGTGGGTATTGAGGAATACTTGAATCCGGTATTTAAGCGCCAGCATGGAGAAGATCTATACCCAGGCCTAAGTAGACACGGAGCGGAGGAAATTATATTCGGTTTGTGGATGTCTGACTTAGCTAAAGAAGGTTTAAGTTTGAGTGTCTATAAAAGGCTAGAGGTGGGAGAATATTTTTTTGAAAAACCGCATTTAAAAATATTGCCAATTCCTATGTATGAAATGCAGCTTAATAAATATCTTAAACAAAACCCAGGATATTATTAA
- the bshB1 gene encoding bacillithiol biosynthesis deacetylase BshB1 gives MKLDLLYIAAHPDDVELGAAGTVLKHKALGRKVGVVDLTRGELGTRGTVATRAEEAKDASAILGLDIRENLGLRDGFFKNDEEHQLKIIEVIRKYKPEIIITNAYHDRHPDHGRASELVTESCFLAGLPKIKTQVNGAQQEAYRPRLLLHFIQDTYIKPDIVVDISAFHDQKIKAIQAYKTQFYVNGVNLDDPQTYISNPDFLEGVIGRAREFGKAIQVPYAEGFLSKKILGIDNLFDLK, from the coding sequence ATGAAGTTAGATTTACTATATATTGCTGCACATCCGGATGATGTTGAGTTGGGAGCCGCAGGAACTGTGTTAAAACATAAAGCATTGGGGAGAAAGGTCGGAGTTGTCGATTTGACCAGAGGTGAATTAGGAACCAGGGGTACAGTAGCAACAAGGGCAGAAGAAGCAAAAGATGCTTCTGCAATTTTAGGGTTGGATATTCGGGAAAATTTGGGTTTAAGGGATGGTTTTTTTAAAAATGATGAGGAACATCAATTAAAGATTATTGAGGTAATCAGGAAGTATAAACCGGAGATCATCATAACCAATGCTTATCATGACCGGCATCCGGATCATGGAAGGGCCAGTGAGCTGGTTACTGAGTCCTGCTTTCTTGCCGGATTACCAAAGATTAAAACCCAAGTGAATGGAGCCCAGCAGGAAGCATACAGACCCCGCTTATTGTTACATTTTATCCAGGACACTTATATTAAGCCAGATATTGTAGTTGATATATCAGCGTTTCACGATCAGAAAATTAAAGCTATACAGGCCTATAAAACTCAATTTTATGTTAATGGAGTTAATCTGGATGATCCCCAAACTTACATTTCTAATCCTGATTTTCTCGAAGGCGTAATAGGTAGGGCCCGTGAGTTTGGTAAAGCGATACAAGTTCCTTATGCTGAGGGATTTTTGTCTAAAAAGATTCTGGGGATTGATAATTTGTTTGATTTAAAGTGA
- a CDS encoding glutathione peroxidase, producing the protein MENTVYQFRVRTGFGAEVQLDAFKDKVLLIVNTASQCGFTSQLKELVQLKTFFDDEPFEILAFPSNDFGAQEPLNDEEIQKFCETEFQTNFPVFSKLKVRGANIHPLFSFLSDKKRNGFTGVSPKWNFHKYLVNHKGEVIDFFYPFTKPNSSKIKKKIRKILAEMGVLRSF; encoded by the coding sequence ATGGAAAATACAGTTTATCAATTTAGAGTGAGAACCGGTTTTGGAGCAGAGGTACAATTAGATGCGTTTAAAGACAAGGTACTGTTGATTGTCAATACTGCTTCGCAATGTGGTTTCACATCTCAATTGAAAGAATTGGTTCAGTTAAAAACTTTTTTTGATGATGAACCATTTGAAATTTTGGCTTTTCCAAGTAATGATTTTGGTGCGCAGGAACCATTGAATGACGAGGAGATACAAAAGTTTTGCGAAACAGAGTTTCAAACCAATTTCCCGGTTTTTAGTAAATTAAAAGTTCGTGGTGCGAACATACATCCGCTTTTTAGTTTCCTGTCGGATAAAAAGAGAAATGGCTTTACTGGTGTTTCACCTAAGTGGAACTTTCATAAATACCTGGTTAACCATAAAGGCGAGGTGATTGATTTCTTCTATCCTTTTACAAAACCAAACAGTTCGAAGATTAAGAAAAAAATAAGAAAGATATTGGCGGAAATGGGCGTTTTAAGGTCATTCTAG
- a CDS encoding DUF4294 domain-containing protein, translating to MKIKGFLLVAIFCVLSFYVKGQGPNFVLGKNDTLKVAVTNIDGEWMPWVVLNQVSVIDKRAFKSQEDYNNYRRLRYNVLKVLPYARYAGDRYRKLERDLATEPNKKRQKVLIKDCEKEIKDLFNKEIKDLTISQGEILIKLIDRETGNSSYSLLKDTKGGVTAFFMQSLARVFGHDLKTKYDVENDREIENIIRTSGYYNYR from the coding sequence ATGAAAATAAAAGGTTTTTTGCTCGTAGCTATTTTCTGCGTTTTGTCATTTTATGTCAAAGGGCAAGGACCAAATTTTGTTCTGGGTAAAAATGATACTTTAAAGGTTGCTGTAACCAATATTGATGGTGAATGGATGCCTTGGGTTGTTTTGAATCAGGTTAGTGTGATAGATAAGAGGGCATTTAAAAGCCAGGAAGATTACAATAACTACCGCAGATTAAGATATAATGTCCTTAAAGTACTACCTTATGCGAGATATGCAGGAGATAGGTATAGGAAATTGGAGAGAGATTTGGCAACGGAGCCAAACAAGAAAAGACAAAAAGTGTTGATTAAGGATTGTGAAAAGGAGATTAAGGATCTGTTTAATAAAGAAATTAAAGACCTGACTATATCCCAGGGGGAAATATTGATAAAATTGATTGACAGGGAGACAGGAAATAGCAGCTATTCTTTGCTGAAGGATACCAAAGGTGGAGTGACAGCGTTTTTTATGCAGTCTCTTGCCCGGGTTTTCGGTCATGATTTGAAAACTAAATATGATGTAGAAAACGACAGGGAAATAGAGAATATAATCCGTACATCAGGATATTACAATTATCGTTAA